ctgcTGACACTGAATACATGATTTCATGtctattcattaatttatttcaacaatattttatgagggtggtccatccagccgaagctgatcattagggacccttacaaaaaatataatttgacaagATAATAACACacaacattcaaaataaatagaattcaacataattaaacacaaaatatttctttatgaaaAAAACGTAAAATCCGTTTCAACaggaacatgtaaaaaatattttattatcgcCATAATATGATCATATAAGAGCGTCCTCTATAGATCGATGCCCTatgaggcctccgtactttcatcggcaggcctagcgatgattttcgcgaagctaagctggcgatggatttctgaagggtgctcaattattaattgattaaaaatagtaataaataagaaattatcgatattttaccattttatgcttgctgaatgctgtagacaactcgtgagtaggctagatgaagtattgaaatcatttggagtaattttaaggggtgggtacgaaactgcattagcgcctgATTTGTGAATCTGACTAATTAAACTAATACAAATTGGCCATTGCCATTGGGCGAAACGATTCGGAACAAAACGACTTCGCATGATGCAAGAAGGAAAGTTATTACTCATGCCTGGAAAATCCAACAAGACGGGGAACATGTGTCTTCTTTCGGGAGGCTACAAATCAACGTTGGCAGGCCTAGGGCTAAAATACGACGGTATTGTggtaatttaaatcaaattaacatATCCAAATATACTTAAATGTAACCAATGTAAGCGCTACTGTCTACAAACCAAATAATCACTATACTCAATTAATACAAAGAAATTACCTGACGATGAATTTTGCACATGCTCGCAGCCATTTTGATTTTGTATTGAATCTACAGCGCCCTCTAGTGGCACCAATTTGTTAGGGAATCCCCCTCTACTATCGATTCATTCATGcgaatcatcatcaacatcatcagtAGAGATTCCAGAGAGTGAACAAAGTCATCATCATTTTACGCGGAACATAATTGATAATTTGATAATTAGATATGCGTTTGTCGCATAGATGGCAGAAGgttcttgttttgtttacagTCTTAAATTTTCTATTTATGATCTATCTATTATCGAGGAAACAATGTGACCCTGCATTTTTGGACAACCATCACGCGGATGAAAGGCGTTTGTCAGCCGAACAAGATAACCAGGTTCAGCTATATCGTGATGAGCCTGAGCCTAGGAAACGTAATGAtggtgacgatgatgatgaatcAGATGATATAACTTTCATATTTAgagaatttgaatttgaagatAATTGTATTAGTAAGAGTGATCAGAACATTGCTGAGCATTTTCCAAActcaaatattttaattgtgaCTGACCGTAAACCGTACCCACCGTTATTTAACTTAAATAAAAGGACAAAAATAGTGACGTTACTAAATGAACCACACCGTAATATTGCTGAATCAAGACctgaaaattatatattaacaaaatatgtagTTATCGTACCGGATGGTATCAAATTTTTTTCTGATTCtaagttaaaaagttttgtaaatGCATTTAAGGAGTTAGAGAATACGAAAGAAGATGTTAAAATTGGAGCGGCTGGATTGGAACAACTATCAGAACGTGAAAAAGAAGCATCTTGTGAAAATCTTAGATTTGATTATCAAAATTGGACACTTCATTATAGTTACTCGTACAAAGAAACATGTGATTCTATACGTGGGAATCACGTTGTCGTGATGAGGACGAGCAATTTTCACCTGCTAAGCGCCCCCTATGCACGTcctattttaaatagtttatatatACAAGCTAATCTTCATAAATGGAAGGTAcacttttttaaagatataaaatTTTACATCGATGATTGCCATAGTCGTGACGACCAAATAGCGTACagaaaacaacaaaatgaaGTAATGCGTTTGCGCaacatttacaaacaatttgGTGTCAAACTCGTCATTCACAGCGACAATGTTCACAATTGGTATGGTTGCAGTAAAACGAGCGATCGTTGTTTTGATACGGTTTACAACGACATGCCAGAATACTTATACGAGAATCATTGGACACCCCCGTGTTGTATGAAAGCGTTAAGAGAAACTGCTAAACACGTTTTTCAAATTCTCGATGACTTGGATATTCGGTATTGGCTAGAAGGCGGAAGCTTGCTTGGCGCCGCACGACATAAAGGAATTATCCCGTGGGATTATGATGTTGATATAGGAATTTACCTTGAAGACGTCGATAAAATTTCATATCTTCAAGCGGTTAAAAACGGGGGTGGCGTCACAGACGACCAGGACTATGTATGGGAGAAAGCATGGCCTCACGAGGGGGACTATTTCCGTGTTCAATATAGTTCAACCAATCATCTTCATGTTGATATATGGCCATTTTATTCTAGGGATGGCATCATGACTAAAGACTTCTGGTTTGAGGATCATAAACAGGATAAGGAATTCCCAGAACACTTCCTCTTGCCGCTTGTGACTCTAGAGTTTGAAGGAATGCAAGTAAAAGCACCCAACAATCATAGACAATTTTTAGAATTGAAATTTGGTAATGGAGTAATTGAAAATGCACAATATCCTCAACCAAACAGGATTCAAATGGCCAAGGTTGAAGAAGAAAACTAAAATTGGAATGCATTTAAAATGAAGCAGTTACTGAATTCTTAAAAATATGTCACCctgctttaagctctgtctacactatcaaactagtttgacaaaaaaatgtgatgtgcccaaatatggtagtagtatGCTTaagtatgatagtgtagacagagcttaacaaagaTAGTCTATTGATGATTCAcaacattacaatttttttccCTTTTAGTTTAGAAATGTTGTCATTTTCATCAGGAAAACGCATGTTTAATGGGCCAATTCATAAACATTAAATTAGCCTTGAGCTTGAGGCTAAGTAGACAGTACATCCTTAatctctgtcaacactatcaaactagtttggaaacaaatgtgatgtgcccaaatatggtagcgatatgcttaaatatagtagtgatatgacatcatcatgtccatatatgggcacatcacatttgttgtcataaagtttgatagtgtagacaaagcctTAAAAGTGGCATGTATGTGCTTATTATCATTCACAGTTCATTTGCAAAGATCTTATTGCCATGATAAATTGGCTTAATATTTTGGTTAATGTAATTTCTACTTCCTCCGTACGTAGTGACGAACAAAAGATATGTAAATGCAAGCTGAATAAAAAACTTTATTAGATTATAAAAGTCAGGTGGTTCCTTTAAGTGGCTTACCGATCGGGGTTCAATTTACTGTCAAATATGTCCGGATTTTTTGTTAggattgttttattttgtttttaggtCGACCATCTTATATGTTTCCCATATATGATTCCCATTTttaaggatagtgaatgaatttgaTATGGTATATTTCTGGCAattttcctaaatatattttatttacattagaTATAAATTTAATAGTTCACAATactgaaaaacattttttttttagatctggaaaaaaaaatggttttgacaatttattttgtctatttGAGAATATGTATGCacaatttatgtgattttttttttttttaagaggGGTTTGGTGGAGGGTAGGTCTATGCAGTAGTTGATTTCCAGGAACTTGATCCTGCCGAATCACTTATCACTTATCCTCAATATCACATTACTCAATGATACATATTTATTCTTGACATTCACTTTTAGGAACTTTTGAATACATTATGGCCTTGACTGTTTAGTACACTGGCAATTGAGTTGGCTTTGGCCTCTTGTTAGCCCACATACATCTGTTTAAGAAAAGGAAACAAGTTGCTGTATTACAGGATAAATATGATTACTCATCAACAGTCCTCAAGCTGAGTTCTTACATGTTTTAGTATCTTACCAACAAGTATAAGTAACACATATTagtatttacaatataatttaaaagcaattgtcatctaaagccttgtctacactataaaattgtatgtgacaaaaaaatgtgatatgcccatttatggacatgatgatgtcatatcactaccatatttagacacatcattaccatatatgggcacaatacacttcttttgtcaaactagtttgatagtgtagacagagctttatagagaTGTGATTTTGTCATTTAAagctcaataaaaaaaaaatcacagtAGATGTGAACATTTTTATCAGATTTcgattataaataaaaataattttctggTAAATTCTTTAAACAGGAAGACAAAATATTAAGATGAAATACAGGGTTATTTATAGCTTATGACACAATCAAGGATTGTCCTCTGAATATTAGGTGCTTCCATATTTATGAAATAGATAATTCCATTTTGGAgcttcctaaagctctgtcactatgaactagtttgacaaaaaagtgtgatgtgcccaaatatggtagtgataatgatatagtactgatatgacatcatcatgtccatatatgtgcacataacattttttgtcataaaatttgatagtgtagacaaagcctACAGCTTTCAcaacaaaataattacacacAAATATTACAGTCAGAAATTGTTTATTTCTTGGTAAACATACCAACACTCAATCTTGAAATAAAGTCTATAAactaatatttacaaataataaaaatggatTCAATTCAGATTCCTCAATAAGagtttgttatattattattatattatgaaattttatcactataatatgtaaataaaatatttaatatttatttattcataaataaattcaGATATATTGAATCTATTTGATATAAAGTTCTTAGGTAATTGTGATCCAAACA
This genomic stretch from Antedon mediterranea chromosome 11, ecAntMedi1.1, whole genome shotgun sequence harbors:
- the LOC140063258 gene encoding ribitol 5-phosphate transferase FKRP-like, which gives rise to MRLSHRWQKVLVLFTVLNFLFMIYLLSRKQCDPAFLDNHHADERRLSAEQDNQVQLYRDEPEPRKRNDGDDDDESDDITFIFREFEFEDNCISKSDQNIAEHFPNSNILIVTDRKPYPPLFNLNKRTKIVTLLNEPHRNIAESRPENYILTKYVVIVPDGIKFFSDSKLKSFVNAFKELENTKEDVKIGAAGLEQLSEREKEASCENLRFDYQNWTLHYSYSYKETCDSIRGNHVVVMRTSNFHLLSAPYARPILNSLYIQANLHKWKVHFFKDIKFYIDDCHSRDDQIAYRKQQNEVMRLRNIYKQFGVKLVIHSDNVHNWYGCSKTSDRCFDTVYNDMPEYLYENHWTPPCCMKALRETAKHVFQILDDLDIRYWLEGGSLLGAARHKGIIPWDYDVDIGIYLEDVDKISYLQAVKNGGGVTDDQDYVWEKAWPHEGDYFRVQYSSTNHLHVDIWPFYSRDGIMTKDFWFEDHKQDKEFPEHFLLPLVTLEFEGMQVKAPNNHRQFLELKFGNGVIENAQYPQPNRIQMAKVEEEN